ACCGCGCGCGGCTGCGACAACTGCCCGTCCGCCGAGGTCATCCCGCCGCCCAACCCGATGGCGGTGCGCGGCACCGGCATGGTCGACCCGAGCTGGACGCTCGACGAGCTCAAGCAGCTGGTGCGCGATGCGGAGGCCGACGGCGGCGGCTGGGTTCCGCTGGTGCTGCACCAGACCTGCGACTTCTGCGGTTCGCTGTCCATCAGCCCGCGGGTGCTGGACCAGTTCGCGTCCTGGCTGGCCACCAGGGAGGCCAACGGCACCGTGGTGCGCACGGTCGACCAGGTGGTGGGCGGGGAATCCGGGCCGCTGGTCCGGCCGCCCGCGCCGGAACCGCGCGCCGGGCTGGTGAACGCCTCGCTGGAGGAACCCGGGCCGCGCGGCTGGACGACCAGCGGCTCCGGGCGGATCAGTCCGAAGTGGACGCTGGTGCCGGATGCCCGCAGCGGCCGGTGGGCGCAGCGGCTCGACCTGGCGGGCGAGGTCAGCGGCGATGCGAAGCTCCTGCAGCGGATGGACATGGGCGAGGTCGCACCGCTCGCGCACGAGAACAACACCTACACGCTCAACACCTGGTACAAGTCGACCGCGCCGACGCAGTTCGCCGTCTACTACCGCGACCAGTCCGGGTTCTGGCGCTACTGGATCACGAGCCCGTTCTTCGCCCCGGCGAACGGGTGGACCGCGGCGACGTGGACGACCCCGGCGGCTCCGCCCGGCACGACCGGGATCAGCTTCGGGCTCGCGTTGTCGGCGCCGGGTTCGCTGACAACCGACGACTACGGGTTGCGGGAACATCCGCAGGTCCGGCACGAGCGGCTGTGCGATCGCCTGCCGTGGACGCCGATGCTGCGCTGGCTGTGCTGATCCTTCCCGCGTTCACGACGTGCTGCGCTCTCCTAGACTCCGGTGCGTGGAGATCACCGTGCGGCCCGCTGTCGAGGCCGATCTGCCCGCGCTGCTCGTCCTGCTCTACGACGAGTTCTACCCCGGCGAGGAGACGCTGTCCCGGGATTCCGCAGCGACGATCTGGGCGGAGATCTCGGCGCAGCAGGGGCGCACCGTGCTGGTCGCCGAGGCGGACGGCGCTGTCGCAGGCACCGCGGACTGCATCGTCCTGCCGAACCTCACCCGCGGCGGCCGGTCCATCATGTTCGTGGAGAACGTCGTGGTCTCCGGCTCCCACCAGCGGCTCGGCGTCGGCAGGCGACTGCTGGACGCCGCCGCGGATCTGGGGCGAGCGGCCGGTTGCTACAAGCTGCAGCTGCTGGCCGCCGACGACGAGTACGTCCACACCTTCTACGAGTCCTGCGGATTCGAATCGCGGGCGCAAGGATTCCGGCGCTACCTCGAAACCGTCCGGCCCCGCGGCTCGGCGTCCTGACCGGCCTCAGGTGAGCGCGGCGGCGATGCCGCCGAGCAGGCAGCCGAGGCCGAACTCGAAGCGGGCCTCGTAGTCGCGGTCATCGGCTTCCAGGATCCGCCGGTTGAAGTGCGGGTACTGCCCGGTGTCGATCACCTGCTGGACGTACTCGCCCACGGCGTGCTGCCAGTCGACCTCGGTCATCCCGGTCCGGCGTTGCGCCTCGAGCTCCGACAGCTCCGCCGCCACCGAGCCGAGCACGAAGGTGTTGACGGAGTCCACGACCATGGCGGCCCGGGAGGCGTCATCGGTCGCCCTGCTCACCACTCCGAGCATGTGGTCGGTTCGCCTGATGACGTCGGGTCCGAGCGCTTGGCGCCGCATCGCCTGCTGGGCGAGCCAGGGATGGCGCAGCAGCGCGGCCCGGAAACCGCGGGCGAGGGCGGCCAGCTCGGCCAGCCAGTCGTCCGAGGCTTCCGGGATCTCCATCTCGCCGAACGCGGCGTTGGCCATGAGCTCGATCAGCTCGTCCTTGTTGGTGATGTGCCGGTACAGCGATGTCGTGCCGGACCCCAGCTCGGAGGCGATGCGCCGCATGGACAACGCGTCGATGCCTTCGGCGTCGGCGAGGTCGATCGCGGTGCGCACGATCCTCTCCTCGGTGAGCGCCGGGCGGCTGCCGCGCGGCCGGTCCCGCATCCAGACCAGCGCCGGGGGCTGTGATCGAGCAGACATGGGAACACTGTACCCATCGGGTACGGTGTTCCTACATCGGGAACACTGTTCCCAACTTTACGGAGGCAGCCATGAACCAGTACCCGGTCGTCATCGCAGGTGGCGGCACTGTCGGCCTGGCCACCGCGGTGTTCCTCGGACACCACGGCGTCCCGTCGCTGGTCGTCGAACGGCGAGCCGAGCCGTCCAACCATCCGAGAGCGCTCGGGATAAGCCCGCGCACGCTGGAGTTCTTCCGCGAGGCCGGGATTCGCGACGCCGTGGACGCGGTCGCGGTGCGCTCGACCGAGCTGTGGAAGGCCAACGTCCGCACCGTCGCCGAGATCGACCGCCGCGGCCACCGACCGAAGCCGCACTTCGACCGCACCGAGTCGCCGGAAGCCACCCGCGGGCACTACCCGCAGGACCTGCTGGATTCGGTCCTCCTCCCGGCTGCGCGGGAACGCGGCGCGACTGTCGAGTTCGGCGTCGAAGTCACCGGTGTCGAGCAGGACGACGATGGTGCTTCCGTCGCGCTCTCCGACGGCCGAGTCATCCGGACCGACTACCTGGTGGGTGCTGACGGGGCGCGCAGCGCGGTCCGCGGCCTGCTGGGCATCAGCACGACCGGACCGGGCGAGATCGGCGACACGACGGTCAACATCCTGTTCAACGCCGACCTGGTGGGTCACTTCGGTTCGATGCCGGTGATGACCGAGATCAGCCACCCCGAAGCGCCGGGGATGCTGTTGGCCGTCGGCGAGCGGCGGTGGGTGCTGCACGTGGTCTCACCCACCGGGGAGAACTTCTCCAAGGAGCGTTGCGCCGCCTTGGTCCGCACGGCCATCGGTGCGGACGTACCGGTCGAGATCGTCAACCCGCTGCCCTGGCGGGCGAACGTGCGCATGGCCGACGAATTCCGGGCGGGGCGGGTCTTCCTCGTCGGTGACGCCGCGCGCACCATCTCCCCGCTGGGCGCGTTCGGCCTGAACACCGGCCTCGCCGACGCGCACAACCTGGCCTGGAAGCTCGCCATGGTGCTTCGCGAGCAGGCAGGCGACCGGCTGCTGGACAGCTACCACGAGGAACGGCACGCCGTCGCCGAGCTGGTGACGCAGCAGGCGCTGCTGCGCCGCGAGAATCCCGCGCCGCACTGGGATCCGGCGGCGGTGGCCGAACGTGCCGCGGTGGGCATGTGGAACGCACCGGTGGTGCTCATGGGCTACCGCTACGACTCCTCGGCAGTTGTCGACCCGATCACCGCGGTTCCGTCCACCGAGGACGTCGTGGCGAGCCGGGACGGGGCGCCCGGATCCCTGCTGCCGCACCGGTGGCTGGACGGCAACACCTCCACGCTCGACCTCCCCGAGTCCCGGTTCGCGGTGCTCACCGGTCCGGCTGGTGAACCGTGGCGCGAAGCGGCGCAACGCGTGGCGGCGGCCCGCGGACTCGAGGTGCGCACCGCTCGGCTCGACGCGGAGTGGGCGAGTTCGGTGGGAATCGACGACGGCGGAGCGCTGCTGGTGCGCCCGGACGGCTTCATCGCCTGGCGCACCGATCAGAACGCCGACGACGCGGTGCTGGACAAGGTGCTCGCCGCGGTCACCGGCCGCTGATGCCCGTGAGTGCTTTGGGGTGCTATAGAGGCTGTTTTGGATCTTGGGTTGGGTGGTTGTGATATGGGCTCAAGATCATCACGGGTGGGGCTCAGGGGCTGAAAAGCAGGGCGGGTTCTTGTTATCGCTGAGGTTGTCTAAGCCTGCGATCACAAGAACCCGCCATGCCATTGAACCCTGTACCTGTCGCCGTCGATCGGCGGGGGTGCCGCTGCACGTGCGGCTGTTGGACCCGCCGACGCCGCTACGCCTCGGATCTCACCGATGCCCAGTGGGAGATCCTCAAACCCCTGCTCCCGGCACCGTTGACCACCACCGGGCTGGGTGGACGGCCGGAGAAACACTCCCGCCGCACCATGATCGACGCGATCTTCTACGTGGTGGACAACGGCAACAAATGGCGCAACCTGCCCGCCGATTTCCCGCCCTGGCAGACCGTCTACGGCATGCTGCGCCGCTGGTCCCGCAATCTGGCCACCCATCACCTCCTCGACACGCTGCGCAGACGGCTGCGCACCGCCCTGGGCCGCAACGCCCGTCCCAGCGCCGGCTGCATCGACTCCCAGTCGGTGCACAAGACCGCCGAGGCCACCGTGCCCCGCCACAGCAGCGGGTTCGACCCCCACAAGAAAGTCAACGGCCGCAAACGCCACATCGTCACCGACACCCTCGGCCTGCTGGTCTCCGTGGTGATCACCCCCGCCAACGTCCAGGACCGCGACGCCGCCTGGCCCGCACTCCACGGAGCCGCCTCACGCGGACTCACACACGTCTGGGCCGATCAAGGCTACGAAGGACCCCTCACCGAACACGCCAACAACGTCCTCGGCCTGACCGTGAACATCGTCTACCGACACCCCGGACAGAAAGGCTTCCAAGTCCTGCCTCGCCGCTGGGTCGTCGAGCGCACCCTGGCCTGGATCAGCCGACGACGACGCTGCGCCCGCGACTACGAACGCCTCCCCGAACACCACGCCACCATCGTCTGCTGGGCCGCCATCATCCACATGACACGCAGACTCGCCCGCCTACCACACACCACCCAACAAGATCCAAAACAACCTCTATAGCCCCACAAAGCACTCACGGGTCGATCACGACTCAGCGAGGATGGCCAACGCTTCGGGGATCGAGTCGACGACCGGGCGGCCGGTCTTCTCCAGCGCCGCGCGGCTGGTCACGCCGGTGGTCACCAGCACGCACTGCGTTCCGGCCTGCTCGGCCGCGTGGGCGTCGTCGAGGACGTCGCCGATCAGCACCACGTCGCGGGCGTCGAGCTCCTGCGCGGCCAGGTGGCGGCGCAGGTGCTCGGCCTTCGAACCGCCGCCGACCTCCGCGCGCAAGCCGTCGACGCGCGCGAACAGCTCGTACAGGCCGCGAGCCGTCACCAGGTCGACGAGCTCGTCGTGGAACCACATGGACAGCAGCGACTGGCTGCGGCCGTCCTTCGCCCAGTCGTGCAAGGCATTCGGAACACCCTTCGCCAGACCGCAGGTGTCCAGCAGCTCGCGGTACGCATCGTGGTAGAGCACGTCGATCCGAGCCCAGTCCTGGTCGTCCAGCGACCGGCGCAGCAGGCGCTCGTAGCACTGCAGCAGCGGGCGGCTGAAAACCGCGCGCCACTCGTCGATGTCGATGTGCTCGCGGTCGAACTCCGCGCAGACGGTGTTCACCGCTGTTACCACGGCGTGGTTGTCGTCCAGGAGAGTTCCGTTCCAGTCCCACACGATGTGCCGAGTGCCGGCGAGAGTCGTCATGGCTGGCGACTCTACGAGTCGGCAGCGACGTTCCAGTACCGCCATCCCGATCTGAGAGACGGCCCACACGCGGCCGGATCGGATCCGCTCGTGCCGACCCGGTTCATGACCTCCAGCAGCGGCCCGGATGTCGTGGCACGTCAACTGCTTCCGAGCAGGACGACGCTGGCGATGACGATCCAGGCCGCCCAGCCGAGCCAGCCGATCAGGCCGGTCACCGCGATCCGGTTCGTGCCGTCGGCGTTGTACGGACTGGCCGATGATGAGACGAACAGCAGCGCGGCACTGGCGTAGCCGAGCCAGGCGTGCCAGCTCGGGATGAACCCGACGCCCGACCCGGCTGCGCTGAAGCCCAGCAGGGCGATTGCCAGGAAGACCTGGTTGAAGCCGAACAAGACGTTGCTCAAGGCCCACAGGCCCGCGACCGGGTCACCGTTCTTGGCCGCGGCCGCCATGCCGAAGCGGAGCGCCTCCACCACCACGAACGTCGCGTTCTGCATGAGGACGCCGGCGAAGCCGACAAGCGCCCACGCGTCCGTTCCCGGTTCGCCCCGCCACAGCTCCGCGAGCAGTCCGGCGGCGAAAACCGTGGTGCACAGCCAAGTGGCAGGCGCGACCACCGAGGGCTTCTTCAACCGGTCGCCGACCGCGGCCAGCGAACCGGTGACCGCGGCCAGCGACTGGCCCGAGTTCGGCATCGGGAGCCCGGCGCGGACGTAGACGACGTTGATGACGATGGCCAGCAGGACGAACCCGATGCCTCCCGCAGCCGCCAGACCAGCGATGTTCACCGCAGCACCCCATTTCAGTTAACGCACCCTATAATCAATGTAGAGAGCGTTGGATGGAGGCGCAATCATGGGAGAAGAGACCGGGCGACGCCCGTACAACTCATTGCGCCGCATGGCGCAGGCGCACCGGACGCGGACCGAGATCGCCGACGCCGCGCGCCGGCTGTTCGTCGCGCAGGGCTGGGCGAGCACCACCGTGCGGGACGTGGCCCGCGAAGCGGGCGTCTCGGTGCCGACCGTGTACGCGACCTACAAGAACAAGACCGGACTGGTCTGGGCGCTGGCCGAATCGGCCGACATCGCCGCGGACCTGCCGCGGCAGATCGAGCAGCTGGAATCCTCCAGCGATCCGCGGGAGCACCTGTCCGCGATGGCCGGCTACGACCGGCGGCTGTTCGAGCGCTCCGGCGACCTCATCGCGCTGATCCGCGAAGCCGGGAAGACCGAACCCGAACTCGCCGACCTCTACCGGCAGGCGCGGCAGGCCGCCGACCGGACCCGCGTCCAGGTGTTCTCCAGCTGGCCCGACGGCACGCTCCGGCCCGGCCTGGACATCCCGACCGCCGTCGACTGCTACGCCGCGCTGTGCAACATCGACGTCTACGCAACGCTCGTCGCGGAGCGGTCCTGGTCGCCCGAACGGATCGAGCAGTGGTGGGGCGACGCGCTCGCCCGCGAACTGCTGAACCAGCGAGGATGACAGAAGCGGCAGCCGACCAGAAGCCGACTGCCGCTACGGGGAATTGCTCGTGCTCACGGAGTTTCGAGATCGGGGTCCGGGGATTCGTCTCCGGAGCGCTCGATCTCTTCGCGCACCACGCGGTACGCGAGACCTTCGGAGTAGCCCTTGCGGGCGAGCATGCCGACCAGGCGACGCATCTTCGTCGTGTAGTCGAGCGAGCTCATGGAGCGGAGCTTGCGCTGCACGAGCTCCCGGGCTCGCTCCGCTTCCACATCGGAGTCCACAGTGGATAGCGCCGCTTCCACCAGGTGGCCGTCGACGCCCTTGCGGCGCAGTTCGAAACCCAGCGCCTTGCGCCCCAGGCCCTGGGTGCGCTGACGCGAGTGCACCCACTCCTCGGCGAAGGCGGCGTCGTCGACGAGGCCCGCGTCGACGAACTTCTGCAGCACGCCGTCGGCGACGTCCTCGTCGATTCCCTTGCGCAGCAAGGACTGG
This portion of the Saccharopolyspora antimicrobica genome encodes:
- a CDS encoding polysaccharide deacetylase family protein, which codes for MDARELLDRALTCAGVVLLVLFLSPSAGAAPPRTVVSFTVDDGTASQSTGARILSEHRMRGTFYVVSGSIGQPGYLGMDDLRRMAAAGHEIGGHTVNHPDLGTAGPDELRREICQDRANLTGWGFRVTSFAYPFGTADRSAQRAAQDCGYNSARITGSIRTARGCDNCPSAEVIPPPNPMAVRGTGMVDPSWTLDELKQLVRDAEADGGGWVPLVLHQTCDFCGSLSISPRVLDQFASWLATREANGTVVRTVDQVVGGESGPLVRPPAPEPRAGLVNASLEEPGPRGWTTSGSGRISPKWTLVPDARSGRWAQRLDLAGEVSGDAKLLQRMDMGEVAPLAHENNTYTLNTWYKSTAPTQFAVYYRDQSGFWRYWITSPFFAPANGWTAATWTTPAAPPGTTGISFGLALSAPGSLTTDDYGLREHPQVRHERLCDRLPWTPMLRWLC
- a CDS encoding GNAT family N-acetyltransferase; the protein is MEITVRPAVEADLPALLVLLYDEFYPGEETLSRDSAATIWAEISAQQGRTVLVAEADGAVAGTADCIVLPNLTRGGRSIMFVENVVVSGSHQRLGVGRRLLDAAADLGRAAGCYKLQLLAADDEYVHTFYESCGFESRAQGFRRYLETVRPRGSAS
- a CDS encoding TetR/AcrR family transcriptional regulator produces the protein MSARSQPPALVWMRDRPRGSRPALTEERIVRTAIDLADAEGIDALSMRRIASELGSGTTSLYRHITNKDELIELMANAAFGEMEIPEASDDWLAELAALARGFRAALLRHPWLAQQAMRRQALGPDVIRRTDHMLGVVSRATDDASRAAMVVDSVNTFVLGSVAAELSELEAQRRTGMTEVDWQHAVGEYVQQVIDTGQYPHFNRRILEADDRDYEARFEFGLGCLLGGIAAALT
- a CDS encoding FAD-dependent monooxygenase; translation: MNQYPVVIAGGGTVGLATAVFLGHHGVPSLVVERRAEPSNHPRALGISPRTLEFFREAGIRDAVDAVAVRSTELWKANVRTVAEIDRRGHRPKPHFDRTESPEATRGHYPQDLLDSVLLPAARERGATVEFGVEVTGVEQDDDGASVALSDGRVIRTDYLVGADGARSAVRGLLGISTTGPGEIGDTTVNILFNADLVGHFGSMPVMTEISHPEAPGMLLAVGERRWVLHVVSPTGENFSKERCAALVRTAIGADVPVEIVNPLPWRANVRMADEFRAGRVFLVGDAARTISPLGAFGLNTGLADAHNLAWKLAMVLREQAGDRLLDSYHEERHAVAELVTQQALLRRENPAPHWDPAAVAERAAVGMWNAPVVLMGYRYDSSAVVDPITAVPSTEDVVASRDGAPGSLLPHRWLDGNTSTLDLPESRFAVLTGPAGEPWREAAQRVAAARGLEVRTARLDAEWASSVGIDDGGALLVRPDGFIAWRTDQNADDAVLDKVLAAVTGR
- a CDS encoding IS5 family transposase; this encodes MPLNPVPVAVDRRGCRCTCGCWTRRRRYASDLTDAQWEILKPLLPAPLTTTGLGGRPEKHSRRTMIDAIFYVVDNGNKWRNLPADFPPWQTVYGMLRRWSRNLATHHLLDTLRRRLRTALGRNARPSAGCIDSQSVHKTAEATVPRHSSGFDPHKKVNGRKRHIVTDTLGLLVSVVITPANVQDRDAAWPALHGAASRGLTHVWADQGYEGPLTEHANNVLGLTVNIVYRHPGQKGFQVLPRRWVVERTLAWISRRRRCARDYERLPEHHATIVCWAAIIHMTRRLARLPHTTQQDPKQPL
- a CDS encoding HAD family hydrolase, which translates into the protein MTTLAGTRHIVWDWNGTLLDDNHAVVTAVNTVCAEFDREHIDIDEWRAVFSRPLLQCYERLLRRSLDDQDWARIDVLYHDAYRELLDTCGLAKGVPNALHDWAKDGRSQSLLSMWFHDELVDLVTARGLYELFARVDGLRAEVGGGSKAEHLRRHLAAQELDARDVVLIGDVLDDAHAAEQAGTQCVLVTTGVTSRAALEKTGRPVVDSIPEALAILAES
- a CDS encoding TetR/AcrR family transcriptional regulator; its protein translation is MGEETGRRPYNSLRRMAQAHRTRTEIADAARRLFVAQGWASTTVRDVAREAGVSVPTVYATYKNKTGLVWALAESADIAADLPRQIEQLESSSDPREHLSAMAGYDRRLFERSGDLIALIREAGKTEPELADLYRQARQAADRTRVQVFSSWPDGTLRPGLDIPTAVDCYAALCNIDVYATLVAERSWSPERIEQWWGDALARELLNQRG
- a CDS encoding regulatory protein RecX, producing the protein MNDSGRRRGSGARNRFPDDTRSEEAARGEAAEPKRSKPETPEQQARDIVYRLLAARARSRGELRQSLLRKGIDEDVADGVLQKFVDAGLVDDAAFAEEWVHSRQRTQGLGRKALGFELRRKGVDGHLVEAALSTVDSDVEAERARELVQRKLRSMSSLDYTTKMRRLVGMLARKGYSEGLAYRVVREEIERSGDESPDPDLETP